A window from Megalobrama amblycephala isolate DHTTF-2021 linkage group LG9, ASM1881202v1, whole genome shotgun sequence encodes these proteins:
- the ldlrad4a gene encoding low-density lipoprotein receptor class A domain-containing protein 4 isoform X3: MQAADYPATYNNTAELEFVQIIIIIVVMTVMVVVIICLLNHYRLSAWAFLTRHSQARRREEGMQPDGCAWPTDSLVTQQGATEVMYGPRSGDRFNPPSFMQRDRFSRFQPTYPYLQQDIHLPPTICLSDGEELPPYKGPCTLQLRDPEQQLELSRASVRAPPNRTIFDSDLIDVYVHGGGPRPPSSNSGKSASNSHVEGPPPTYSEVMGQTCPGSASFLHQHSNNAPPSNQRTASRSPQPGASTTLFVKVKDSRRDKPV; the protein is encoded by the exons CTGAACTGGAGTTTGTTcagataataatcataattgtgGTGATGACTGTAATGGTAGTTGTGATCATCTGTTTGCTGAACCACTATCGGCTGTCGGCCTGGGCCTTCCTCACACGCCACAGCCAAGCCCGACGACGAGAGGAGGGCATGCAGCCG GACGGCTGCGCATGGCCAACAGACAGTTTGGTGACGCAACAAGGAGCCACTGAG GTGATGTATGGGCCACGGAGCGGAGATCGCTTCAACCCACCTTCATTTATGCAAAGGGACCGATTCAGCCGCTTCCAGCCCACCTACCCATACCTGCAGCAGGACATCCACTTGCCACCCACCATCTGCCTGTCAGATGGTGAGGAGCTGCCGCCCTACAAGGGCCCTTGTACCCTGCAGCTCAGAGACCCTGAGCAGCAGCTCGAGCTCAGCCGCGCGTCCGTACGCGCGCCCCCCAACCGGACCATTTTCGACAGCGACCTGATAGACGTTTATGTGCACGGAGGCGGGCCACGACCCCCAAGCAGCAACTCTGGCAAGAGTGCCTCGAACTCGCACGTGGAGGGGCCGCCACCCACCTATAGCGAGGTGATGGGTCAGACGTGCCCAGGCTCCGCCTCCTTCCTGCACCAGCACAGCAATAACGCACCACCCTCCAACCAGAGGACAGCCAGTCGCTCCCCCCAGCCTGGCGCAAGCACAACCCTGTTCGTCAAGGTTAAGGATAGCCGGCGAGACAAACCCGTGTGA